Proteins encoded in a region of the Paenibacillus sp. W2I17 genome:
- a CDS encoding response regulator transcription factor — translation MSGKVNVMIVDDHDMVRMGLKTYLMLEPTFHVMGEAGHGQDALDQLRKLNDSEMPDLILMDLMMPVMNGAEATKAIMTEFPGMKIVMLTSFLEDDLVVQAIEAGAVSYVLKTVSAEELIYALQGAYRGMPVMTGDVSQALTRGIRQRTARESESGLTEREKEVLLLIAEGKTNKDIGEELHISIKTVKTHVSNLLMKCEMDDRTQLAIYAHRQGWVKTKG, via the coding sequence ATGAGTGGGAAAGTAAACGTAATGATTGTGGATGACCATGATATGGTACGAATGGGGTTGAAAACGTATCTGATGTTGGAACCTACTTTTCATGTGATGGGAGAAGCGGGCCATGGGCAAGATGCGCTTGATCAGTTGCGTAAGTTAAATGATAGTGAAATGCCGGATCTGATCCTGATGGATCTGATGATGCCGGTAATGAATGGCGCTGAAGCAACAAAAGCCATCATGACTGAATTTCCAGGGATGAAAATTGTGATGCTCACCAGTTTCCTGGAGGACGATCTGGTTGTGCAAGCGATTGAAGCGGGTGCGGTAAGTTATGTACTGAAGACAGTCTCTGCTGAAGAACTGATCTATGCTCTTCAAGGGGCCTATAGAGGCATGCCTGTTATGACAGGTGATGTGTCGCAGGCATTAACCCGGGGAATCAGACAACGTACAGCGAGAGAGAGTGAATCAGGTCTGACTGAACGGGAGAAGGAAGTGTTGCTGCTTATTGCAGAGGGAAAGACCAACAAAGACATTGGGGAAGAATTACATATCAGTATCAAAACCGTCAAAACACATGTGAGCAACCTGCTGATGAAATGTGAGATGGACGATCGTACACAATTGGCCATCTATGCGCATCGTCAGGGTTGGGTGAAAACGAAAGGGTAA
- a CDS encoding sensor histidine kinase, producing the protein MIRTILKANKWELMMYFALTGLITLGGFYLLYGEVLMGAGRQRAWTYVAVVVLATVITGYIAALRLQRKIDLLDLNMLKVSKGNLAVRMPEADDASFGRVYQEFNVMMDSIEKKMRLLQRLGEQEVIEKEQASERAVLEERKRMARDLHDTVSQQLFAMHMSASSLPRLLEMNPEHGGKVLDQLIQMSHIAQRQMRGLIAQLRPVELEGRDLTAALDSWFPDYCRQNGLKGVKELELDGGISDAIEHQLFLVIQEAVANVVKHAEAGVVSLSIRESEHQISMSISDDGQGFLQQAERPGSYGLSTMRERAEKLGGQVQIISKPGAGTTVRVLIPKFPNVSE; encoded by the coding sequence ATGATTCGAACAATTCTCAAGGCCAATAAATGGGAACTGATGATGTATTTTGCGCTAACTGGTCTGATTACGCTGGGCGGATTCTATCTATTGTATGGAGAGGTGTTGATGGGGGCTGGTCGTCAGCGGGCATGGACCTATGTTGCCGTTGTTGTGCTGGCCACCGTTATCACCGGATATATCGCTGCATTACGACTCCAACGCAAGATCGACCTGCTTGATCTCAACATGTTGAAAGTGTCCAAGGGTAATCTGGCGGTGCGCATGCCTGAAGCGGATGACGCTTCGTTTGGTCGTGTCTATCAGGAGTTCAATGTCATGATGGATTCGATTGAGAAAAAGATGAGACTGCTTCAGCGCCTCGGTGAGCAGGAAGTCATTGAGAAGGAGCAAGCCTCGGAGCGGGCTGTGCTTGAAGAGCGCAAACGAATGGCAAGGGACCTCCATGACACGGTTAGCCAGCAGTTGTTTGCCATGCATATGTCGGCTTCGTCCTTACCTCGTCTGCTGGAGATGAATCCGGAACATGGCGGTAAAGTACTGGACCAGTTAATCCAGATGTCACATATTGCACAGCGTCAGATGCGAGGACTGATTGCTCAACTTCGACCGGTAGAACTGGAAGGGCGTGACCTTACCGCAGCACTGGATAGTTGGTTTCCTGATTATTGCAGGCAGAATGGTCTTAAAGGTGTGAAAGAGCTGGAACTGGATGGCGGAATCTCGGATGCCATTGAGCACCAGCTGTTTCTTGTTATTCAGGAGGCAGTTGCCAATGTCGTGAAGCATGCAGAGGCGGGAGTGGTTAGTCTGTCCATACGGGAGAGTGAACATCAGATCAGCATGAGCATCAGCGATGATGGTCAGGGATTTTTGCAGCAAGCGGAGCGTCCGGGTTCATACGGGTTATCTACCATGCGTGAACGGGCGGAGAAGCTTGGGGGGCAAGTTCAGATTATATCGAAGCCGGGAGCGGGAACGACGGTACGGGTATTGATCCCGAAATTTCCGAATGTTTCTGAATGA
- the liaF gene encoding cell wall-active antibiotics response protein LiaF — MKRSTRDRWWVGIPLIAIGAMILFRQLGYDIDVGYIFRTYWPLFLIWWGVKGISEIRRNGGYAFIGPVIVLAIGGYFLARNLGWIDYSMGEFIRYLIPVMLIGGGLFVLIGPRRRDRRHHDKMQPPPAPEQPYKPLAPEDLEMPSSFDEQFEKTFGKPKQEQKNDAHGPHFTGSTDSSSQGQQYKKKHQSYNSNDTGYGEHYGDGYGNGYGDYGSGNTINKSAFIGDLYMGQEVFSLKPMNISAFIGDTVIDLTKAQIPYGETKIVISSFIGDVKVFVPEDMDLGVTVTTNSFIGDMSLLNQKRGGFLSSAQAETAHYHEASKKVRIIVSVFIGDVKVNKVG; from the coding sequence ATGAAACGATCGACGCGTGACCGCTGGTGGGTTGGCATACCTCTTATTGCTATTGGTGCGATGATCTTGTTCAGACAATTGGGATATGACATTGATGTAGGATATATTTTCAGAACATATTGGCCGTTATTTCTAATCTGGTGGGGGGTCAAAGGAATCTCCGAGATTCGTCGCAACGGGGGCTACGCCTTTATTGGACCGGTAATTGTACTGGCTATTGGTGGTTACTTTCTTGCCCGTAACCTGGGATGGATTGATTACTCCATGGGGGAGTTCATTCGTTATCTGATCCCGGTTATGCTGATTGGCGGAGGATTATTTGTACTGATTGGGCCACGACGTCGTGATCGGAGACATCATGACAAGATGCAGCCACCTCCAGCACCTGAGCAACCTTATAAACCGTTGGCTCCGGAGGATCTGGAGATGCCTTCGTCGTTTGACGAACAGTTCGAGAAAACATTTGGCAAACCAAAACAGGAACAGAAGAACGATGCACATGGCCCTCATTTCACAGGATCAACGGATTCATCATCACAAGGGCAACAGTATAAGAAGAAACATCAATCGTATAACTCTAACGATACCGGATATGGAGAACATTATGGTGATGGCTACGGAAATGGTTATGGGGATTATGGCAGTGGCAATACCATTAACAAATCGGCGTTCATCGGTGATCTGTACATGGGGCAGGAAGTGTTCTCGTTGAAACCAATGAACATCTCGGCTTTTATCGGAGATACTGTAATTGATTTGACCAAGGCACAGATTCCTTATGGGGAGACAAAGATTGTCATTTCTTCATTTATTGGGGATGTGAAAGTATTTGTTCCAGAAGATATGGATCTGGGTGTGACGGTGACGACAAATTCCTTCATTGGAGATATGTCACTGTTGAACCAGAAACGCGGCGGATTCCTGAGTAGTGCCCAGGCTGAAACTGCCCATTACCATGAAGCAAGCAAAAAAGTACGGATTATTGTAAGTGTGTTTATCGGAGACGTCAAAGTGAATAAGGTGGGTTAA
- a CDS encoding 3D domain-containing protein, translating into MVYMALLWSPQPMVIPRPELPEKQVADPSMPVLAPRSEQILGTQKVTATGYTAGVESTGKGPKHPQYGITYSGVKVRRDKETVSTIAADPKLFPMGSILYIPGYGYGIVADTGSAIKGNKIDLYFPTTKQVYKEWGKKDVEVQVIRQGAGKCTEKMLSELADAIDVYKSVPDSWLDKAI; encoded by the coding sequence ATGGTGTATATGGCTTTATTGTGGTCACCACAACCAATGGTCATTCCAAGACCTGAGCTTCCAGAAAAACAAGTGGCAGATCCGTCTATGCCGGTGCTTGCTCCGCGTTCAGAACAAATCCTGGGTACACAAAAGGTTACAGCAACGGGATATACGGCAGGTGTGGAGTCTACAGGAAAAGGACCCAAACATCCTCAATACGGAATTACGTATTCTGGTGTCAAAGTACGTCGTGATAAAGAAACAGTTTCCACGATTGCAGCTGATCCGAAGTTGTTCCCAATGGGTTCCATTCTGTATATTCCGGGCTATGGATACGGAATTGTTGCAGATACCGGTTCAGCGATCAAAGGTAATAAGATTGATCTGTATTTCCCGACAACCAAGCAAGTGTACAAAGAGTGGGGCAAAAAGGATGTGGAGGTACAGGTGATCAGGCAAGGCGCTGGAAAGTGTACAGAAAAGATGCTCAGCGAGTTGGCCGATGCGATTGATGTGTACAAATCTGTACCGGATTCCTGGCTGGACAAGGCCATTTAA